The following proteins come from a genomic window of Paenibacillus sp. CAA11:
- a CDS encoding amino acid ABC transporter substrate-binding protein: MKKLSLLALVLGALLMALAGCSGKEGADSGKLVIGIDDKFAPMGFRDEQNNIVGFDIDYAKAAAEKMGVQAEFQPIDWSSKESELTSGRIDLIWNGYTITDERKEKVLFTKPYLKNSQVIMVLAKSPIAKLTDLAGKEVGLQSLSSAADALDASPIKTELKKVTEFSDNVLALSDLKNGRVDAVVIDEVVARYYMSKEKDTFKLLDESLAPEEYGVGVKKGNEELLNKLQKALDELNTDGTAAQISNKWFGEDKVLK, from the coding sequence ATGAAGAAACTGTCACTACTCGCATTGGTGCTTGGAGCGCTGCTTATGGCTTTGGCCGGCTGCTCTGGGAAGGAAGGCGCAGACAGCGGCAAGCTTGTGATTGGCATTGATGATAAGTTCGCGCCGATGGGCTTTCGGGATGAACAGAACAATATTGTAGGTTTTGATATTGATTACGCTAAGGCTGCTGCGGAGAAGATGGGGGTTCAGGCGGAGTTCCAGCCGATTGATTGGTCTTCCAAAGAGTCTGAGCTGACAAGCGGCCGGATTGATTTGATCTGGAACGGGTATACAATTACGGATGAGCGCAAAGAGAAGGTGCTGTTCACGAAGCCTTATCTGAAGAACAGCCAGGTCATTATGGTGCTGGCTAAATCTCCGATTGCGAAGCTGACGGACTTGGCTGGCAAGGAAGTGGGGCTGCAGTCCTTATCTTCGGCTGCCGATGCACTGGATGCGAGTCCGATCAAGACAGAGCTTAAGAAGGTAACTGAGTTCTCCGATAATGTTCTGGCTTTGTCGGATTTGAAGAACGGCCGCGTTGATGCCGTGGTGATTGATGAAGTGGTTGCCAGATACTACATGTCCAAGGAGAAGGACACCTTTAAGCTGCTGGATGAGTCTTTGGCACCTGAGGAATATGGAGTCGGTGTGAAGAAGGGGAATGAAGAGCTGCTGAACAAGCTGCAGAAAGCCCTTGATGAGCTGAATACGGACGGCACAGCGGCGCAGATTTCGAACAAGTGGTTTGGGGAAGACAAAGTTCTGAAATAG
- a CDS encoding amino acid ABC transporter ATP-binding protein, translated as MSIIQVTELKKSYGDLDVLKRITFEVNKGEVIAVIGPSGSGKSTMLRSLVNLEQVNGGTIRVQDRELVKDGQYAGSQEIKAITSRMGMVFQHFNLFPHLTVQANLELAPKLVKKLPAADIRRMSAEMLGKVGLADRAAAYPSRLSGGQKQRVAIARALMMNPDIMLFDEPTSALDPELTGEVLRVIKQLAEEHMTMVIVTHEMGFAREVADRVLFMDNGEIVEAGPPEQLFEHPQAERTRSFLARTR; from the coding sequence ATGAGTATCATTCAAGTAACAGAACTTAAAAAATCATACGGCGATCTGGATGTGCTGAAGCGGATCACCTTTGAGGTGAACAAAGGTGAGGTGATCGCCGTGATCGGCCCGTCGGGATCTGGCAAAAGCACGATGCTGCGCAGCCTGGTGAATCTGGAGCAGGTGAACGGCGGTACGATCCGCGTTCAGGACCGTGAGCTTGTCAAGGATGGACAGTATGCTGGCAGCCAGGAGATCAAAGCCATTACCTCGCGCATGGGAATGGTGTTCCAACACTTTAATTTGTTTCCCCACTTGACTGTACAGGCCAACTTGGAGCTTGCGCCAAAGCTTGTGAAGAAGCTCCCGGCTGCAGATATCCGGCGCATGAGCGCCGAGATGCTGGGCAAGGTGGGCCTGGCAGACCGGGCGGCTGCCTACCCGAGCCGCCTCTCCGGAGGGCAGAAGCAGCGGGTGGCCATCGCCCGTGCGCTGATGATGAATCCGGATATTATGCTGTTTGACGAGCCAACCTCGGCGCTGGACCCGGAGCTGACGGGTGAGGTGCTGCGCGTGATTAAGCAGCTGGCCGAGGAACATATGACGATGGTGATTGTAACCCATGAGATGGGCTTTGCGCGGGAAGTGGCTGACCGTGTGCTGTTCATGGATAATGGAGAGATTGTAGAGGCAGGCCCGCCGGAGCAGCTCTTCGAGCATCCGCAAGCCGAACGGACCCGCTCCTTCCTGGCCCGTACCCGTTAA
- a CDS encoding amino acid ABC transporter permease gives MSLDYLIQITGPMLEGARTTIVLFLISVVLSIPLGFLVTLMVKSRIKPLAWLAHAYIYVMRGTPLLLQMLFFCFGLPNLPVIGEYLVLDRFVAAALAFVLNYAAYFAEIFRGGLLAVDQGQHEAAQVLGLSRWQTTVRIIMPQMFRVALPAVANESITLVKDTALLYAVAVPELLHFALTAVNRDFTIMPFFVAGVIYLLMTMVLTLLFKLIEKKFKFE, from the coding sequence ATGAGCTTAGATTATTTAATTCAAATTACCGGTCCAATGCTGGAAGGAGCCCGCACAACCATTGTTTTATTTCTGATCTCTGTTGTGCTGTCCATTCCGCTGGGCTTTTTGGTGACCCTGATGGTCAAAAGCCGGATCAAGCCATTAGCTTGGCTGGCGCACGCCTATATTTATGTAATGCGCGGCACGCCGCTCTTGCTGCAGATGCTGTTCTTCTGCTTCGGCCTGCCGAATCTGCCAGTCATAGGCGAGTATTTGGTGCTTGACCGCTTCGTGGCCGCGGCGCTTGCATTCGTGCTGAACTATGCCGCCTACTTCGCGGAGATCTTCCGCGGCGGGCTCTTGGCTGTCGATCAAGGACAGCATGAGGCCGCACAGGTGCTTGGACTCAGCCGGTGGCAGACGACGGTGCGCATTATCATGCCGCAGATGTTCCGTGTTGCGCTTCCGGCAGTAGCGAATGAATCGATTACGCTCGTTAAGGATACAGCGCTGCTGTACGCCGTAGCTGTACCGGAGCTGCTGCACTTTGCCTTAACCGCAGTCAACCGCGATTTTACCATTATGCCATTCTTCGTTGCCGGCGTGATTTATTTGCTGATGACCATGGTCTTGACCTTGTTGTTCAAGCTGATTGAGAAGAAGTTCAAATTCGAATAG